CCCCGCGACCTTGCCTGCTTGCGAACACCGACAAAGACTCGATCTTCCCCTTGGATGGCGTGGCGACGCTGCATGGCCAACTCAAGCGCGTCTACGAACTGTACGGCGCCGGCGACAAATTGGGGCTGTTCATCAGCGAAGGCCCGCATGCCGACACCCAGGAATTGCAACTTGCCTCATTTCGCTGGATGAATCGCTGGCTGCGCGACGTCGCCGAACCGGTGACCGAAGTCGCCAGCAAACGCTTTGAACCACAAGTGCTCAAAGCGCTCGATAAAATCCCCGCCGACGAGCACAACACCACGATTCACGAATCATTCGTGCCGTTGGCCGCGCCCAGCGATCCCCCCACGGACCTGGCCGCTTGGGACGCCACGCGGCAGCGCTGGCTTGCCGAACTCGCTCGCCGCGCTTTTGGAGCATTTCCCAGCGACCCTCCACCCCTCGCGGTGCGTGAAATTGCCCATGGCGTCGCGGGCGACATGCGCTGGCGCCAGTTTGAATTCACCAGCGAGGCCGATGTGCCGCTCATGCTTTGGACGCTGACCCATCGCGAGGAACAGCCAATGACGCGGGCAGTGCTGCACGTGACCACCGACGACCAGTGGCGGCGAAAGCTGGGGCCGATATTAGTTGAGCGCGCCGCGACCGACCAAGCCGATTCGGCAGACGACACAAACACCTTAGACCCGATTCCGCCCGGCGAACTGCGTATCGTCGTCGCCCCGCGCGGCTGGGGACAAGATCGCTGGCCGGAGGCCGAGTTGACGCATCTGCTGCGCAGCTTCGTACTGGTGGGCACAACGGCCGACGCCTGCCGCATTTGGGACGTTCGCCGCGCCATTCAGGCGGTCCGCGAAAAGCTCGGCGCCGACGCGCCGCTGACTGTCGTTGGCGAAGGGGCCGCCGCCGGCATCGCCCTTTATGCCACGATCATTGAACCATCGGTCACGGCGCTGCGGTTGGTGAGTCCGCCGACGAGTCACCGCGACGGCCCCAACCTGATCAAGGTGTTGCAGTTGTTCGATCTGCCGCAGGCGGTGGCGCTTGCCTTTCCCCGGCCGGTGACGATGATCGCCGCCCGTCCCGCCGATTGGGCATGGACGAGCGCGGTCGCACGACTTTACGGCTCGCCGCCTCTCGATTTCGAAGGTGAAATCGCCAGCGACTCACCCACGCGGGGCAATGACAAAAGGTAGCGCCAGTTCGTGATTCATCTGCCCGTTGGGACAGCAAGCGCAACCTGGCTTTTCCGTAACGCGCTTGCCTCAGCTCCCCGTGCCAGGCGCGCCACGAACCTTGCGCGCTCGTAACTTGGAAGCAACTTCGTGAGACTATATGACTTACGGCCGCACCTGTTCGTCTCGGTGGGTCGCCAGCGCTCCGGGCGCGCTACGAACCGGCGCGGCTGCTGGTCAACAGCCGCTCATTCCAGTTCCGACTGAGGCAGGACACCTCAATTCCAGTTCACGCTGAACCAAGACAACAACACGTGGTGCAGGAATCGGATCAGACAAAGAAATAGATCACAATT
The sequence above is drawn from the Pirellulales bacterium genome and encodes:
- a CDS encoding acetylxylan esterase encodes the protein MSRLNRLGLSALFITLFCLAAAAEPPASPPADADARVHAYLARKVREIEQRSPTSRVSLAEWRDQRDELRRQLFDMLGLWPLPARSELHATITGKESADGVIVEKLHFQSMPGLYVTANFYRPAEVARPLPTILYLCGHARAVSNGVSFGNKTAYHHHACWYARNGYCCLMIDTLQLGEILGLHHGTYRDGMWWWIARGYTPAGVEAWNAIRALDYLETRPEVDRTRLGVTGRSGGGAYSWYLAALDDRPACIVPVAGITNLRDYVVHRCIQGHCDCMFMINQYQWDFDVVAALVAPRPCLLANTDKDSIFPLDGVATLHGQLKRVYELYGAGDKLGLFISEGPHADTQELQLASFRWMNRWLRDVAEPVTEVASKRFEPQVLKALDKIPADEHNTTIHESFVPLAAPSDPPTDLAAWDATRQRWLAELARRAFGAFPSDPPPLAVREIAHGVAGDMRWRQFEFTSEADVPLMLWTLTHREEQPMTRAVLHVTTDDQWRRKLGPILVERAATDQADSADDTNTLDPIPPGELRIVVAPRGWGQDRWPEAELTHLLRSFVLVGTTADACRIWDVRRAIQAVREKLGADAPLTVVGEGAAAGIALYATIIEPSVTALRLVSPPTSHRDGPNLIKVLQLFDLPQAVALAFPRPVTMIAARPADWAWTSAVARLYGSPPLDFEGEIASDSPTRGNDKR